TTAACTACTAAAGCTGCTTTAAAAAGTGGTTCAGGACTAGTTTATTTATTAATTGCGGAAGAAATTGAAGCTCTTACTACAGTTCAATTAGATGAATTAGTAGGTATTTCTCTTCCTTCTAAAAATGGAACAATTGCTGAAAATTCGTTTGAAAAAATTATGCAGTTTTCCAAAAAAATTGATTTGTTGGCTGCTGGCCCTGGTTTAGGAACAACTTCGGCAGTACAGAACACTATTATGAGTATTTTAGAAAAACTTAATATTCCTTTAATTCTGGATGCAGATGCTATCAATTCAATTAATGACTTAGATCTTCTAAAAAATTATTCGGGTGAATTAATATTAACTCCCCATCCGGGAGAAATGTCTAGGTTAACAGGATTAACTATTAAAGAAATTAATAATAATCGGATAAAAATTGCGCGAGATTTTGCTAAAGAAAACAAGCTCACTTTAATATTAAAGGGTGCTGCTACAATCACTGCCGCTTCAGATGGAAGAGCGTATATTAATGATAGTGGTTCAAATGGAATGGCAACAGCGGGTAGTGGTGATGTACTAACAGGGATTGTGGCTGCTTTAAGAGCACAAAACATGAAAAGTTTTGAAGCTGCAGCTTTAGCAGTATATATTCATGGTAGAGCAGGAGAATATGCAGCAGAAGCAGAAAGTAATTTTTCTTTAATGGCAGGAGATATTATTAATAATCTAGCAAAGGTTTGGAAAGAATTCAACTAAATTTATTGCTTAAATTGCAATTTTTAATTTATTTAAATATTTAAATACAATAAAATAATTTAAAGGAGCACACAATGATATTATCAGATAAAACTATTAAAAAAATGTTAGCAAATAAAGAACTTATTATAGATCCTATAGATGATGTACAAATTCAACCTGCTTCAGTTGATATGAGACTTGGTGATGATTTTTTGAAGGTAGATGAGAATTCTCTACCTGTGATGACTTTAAATGATCAGGTTAATTATGAAGAGGTAAGGGGATCTGAAATCATTATTCCGCCCCATTCATTTTTGTTGGCGACTACAAAAGAATATATAAAGCTGCCAGATAATTTAACTGCTTTTGTTGAGGGAAGAAGTTCCATTGGTAGAATGGGACTTTTTATACAGAATGCTGGCTGGGTTGATCCTGGCTTTGAAGGACAAATAACATTAGAGTTATATAATGCAAATCGATTACCAATTAAATTAGAAGCAGATCGCAGAATTTGTCAGCTTGTATTTGCTTCTATGGATAATAAAGCAGATAACCCTTATTGTGGAAAATATCAAGGACAAAAAAATACAGTAGGTACCAGAGTATTCAAAGATCCAGAAAATAAAAAAAGGTAGACCTGGAGGTGTCATTATGGTTACTTTAGTTATTACAGAAATAGATAAAAGTATTGGCCCAGGTGATATAGTAGGTGCTTTTATAAATGAAGCTGGGACAGGAAGCGACGATATTGGTAAAATTAATATAGATAAAAAAAGAAAGAAAGCGGAAGTAGAAGTTGATTGGGAATCTGCTGCTAAGATTATAGAAGTAATGGATAACAATCAGATTGGCGGAGTACAAGTTCATGTAGAAGCCAAAAACCCAGATGATTTAATTGATAAGGATATTATTAATTATTATAATAAATTTAAGGGGCTTGTTGAATTAGAAAGAAAGGAAGAAATTGACAGGCATAAATTAGAAATTAAATATTTATCACCAAGAGAAAGACAGGCTAAAGGGAGAAGCTTATTGAATTTACATGGTAAAGATAATGGTAATACATTTGGCCATCGACCTTTAGTTAAATTTACTTCAAAATATAAAGGGGAAAAATTAGCCGAAACTCAGATTACTCCTGGGGATTTAGTTATGATCAGTTTAAACAAACCTTTACATCCTGATAATCCTACGGGCACAGTAATAGAAAAAACTTCTTATTCAATTACAGTTGCATTTGAAAGTTATCCACCTGAATTTATATATAATAAGGGTGTCAGACTTGATTTATTTGTTAATGACACTAGTTTTCAGAGGATGTTTTCTGCTTTAGAAAAAATTAAGCACCCTGAAAATGAAATGCAGAAAAGAAAAAGAGATATTTTACTTGGTAGAAAAAAGGCTGAAATCAAAGATAGTTTAGATTTAGAACTAGAATATTTAAATGAATCTCAAATTAAAGCAGTAGAAAATGCATTAGCTGCTGAGGATATTTATTTAATTCAAGGCCCGCCGGGAACTGGCAAAACAGTAACAGCAGTAGAATTAATCAGTAAGGCTGTAGAACGTGGGGATAAGGTACTGGCAGCAGCAGATTCGAATACGGCAGTTGATAATCTATTAGAACTGCTGGCTGAAAAAGGTCTTAATGTAATTAGAATTGGTCATCCAATAAGAGTTAATAAAAAATTACGTGAGCATACTTTAGATGAAATTGTATTAGAACATCAGGATTATCTTGAAGCAGAGAAATTAAGAGATGAAGTTTCAGATTTAATTAATAAACAAGAATCATATATTTATCCTGGGGGTAAATACAGGAGAGGTCTTTCAGATCAAGAAATAAAAAATTATGCAGAAAAAGATTTGGAACATCATGTTAGAGGGATTAGCCCCGAAGTTATCGAAGAAATGGCAGAGTGGCTGGAACTTCAAGAAAAAATAGATAAATATTTTAAAGAAATTGAGAGGCTGGAGAATAAAGCAGTAAGAGAATTGCTGGATGAAGCTGATATTATTTGTACAACTAATATTACAGCAGGATCTGAACTTTTGGAAAATATAAAATTTGATTTAAGTGTAATTGATGAAGCTACTCAGGCAACTCAACCTGCAGCTTTAATTCCCTATTTAAAAGCTAATAAAACTATATTAATTGGTGATCACAAACAGCTACCTCCAACAGTAGTTAATCAAGAGGCAGCTAAAAATGGATTGAGTATTTCATTATTTGAAAAATTAATTGAAATTTATCCGGGAGAAATGAGTTCTTTGCTTGAAATTCAATATAGAATGAACCGGGAAATTATGGGCTTTTCTAGTATATATTTTTATAATAATAGTTTAAAGGCAGCTGAATCTGCAGCTGAGCAGAAGTTAAGCGATCTTGGTCTTAAAATAGATGAAGAAGATTGTTTTACAGCAAAGTCTTTGAAGTCAGAATATCCACTTGTTTTTTTAGATACTAAAGAAATGAGAGCTAATGAAAGATCTTTTGAAGGCTCTAATTCTTATGATAATCCAGTAGAATCAGAAATTGTCCTGGATATACTTGATCGAGCAATAAAATCGTCATTAAATGAAGATGACATTGCTGTAATTGCTGCTTATAAAGATCAAGTAGATTTAATTAATCAGCATAATAAATTTAAAGATGTTGAAATAGATACTGTTGATGCTTTTCAAGGAAGAGAAAAAGAGATGATTATTTTTTCTGCTGTCAGAAGCAATGATGAATGTAATATAGGATTTTTAAGAGATCTTCGCCGTTTGAATGTGGCTTTGAGTAGAGCCAAAAGAAAGATGATTTTTATTGGTGATAGCAGTACAATTTCCAAAAATGATGCTTATGATAAACTTTTAAAATATATTAAAAAAAGCGGTCTTTACTATAGTCTTTAGTTTTTATTTAATAAAATTAAAAAAATCCAAATATTATAATTAATTAAAGAGTTTTACAAAGCTATAAAAATTAAACTAAATCCTGTAATATCAGCAATCTAGAGTAATATTTAAATTGACACTTCATTGTATTTGAGATATAATTAGATTGTCTGAAATTGTTTCAAAATCATTTTAGAATGAGGTGTTCATAAAGTGGAGAGACTGCGCCGAAAGAAAACTTTTAGTAAAACTGAAAAAGAAGAAATTGCCAGAAGAATGGTCAGAGGCTATGAAAAAATGTCTGCAATAAATGATGATCTTATTCAAAATCTTTCTCTACTTAAGGATGGGGCTAATTAGTCTCATCTTTTTTCTTCTTTTTAAAGAATAACAATAATTACAATTGAATATTTTAAAGTAAATGGTATAATAAAGACAGTCTACAAACAGTGGAGGTGGGTCTGTTGACAGAAAAAAAGAAAGTAAGCATTGAAATTTCAGAATGTTTATTGGAAGAAATGGAGCGATATTGTAAAAATAATAATCAAAAGCAAAATGATTTTTTGAATCAGGCAATAAAATTTTATTTAAAAGAAATGAAAAAAGAAGAAGTTCGTAATCATCTACGTGATGGATATAAAAAAATGGCCGGTCTTAATCAGCAGTTAGCTGATGAAGGATTATCAAGTGAATGTTATTCTTATTTATGTTATGAGCAAAGACTGGTGGAGTGTGAAAAAATTGAAAGTAAAAAGGGGTGATGTTTTTTACGCAAATTTAAACCCAGTCGTAGGTTCTGAACAGGGTGGGGTTAGACCAGTACTTGTTATTCAAAACGATATTGGTAATAAATACAGTCCTACCGTTATTGTTGCAGCGATTACTTCTAGAATTAACAAAGCTAAGTTGCCCACTCATGTTGAAATACCTGCTGGTTATACTAATTTAGATAAAGATTCAGTTGTTCTATTAGAACAAATTAGAACACTTGATAAAAAAAGATTGCAGCGTCATATAGCACATTTGGGTGAAGATGTAATAGAAGATGTTAATCAGTCAATAGAAATCAGTTTAGGTTTAATAGATTTATAGTAATTATTATAAAATGAGAATTAGATATTTCTTTTCTTGACAGTGTGAAAATAATATCATATACTTTTAATATGTAATTTTTTATGAACTAAAGTGAATTTTATCACTATATTCTATTTGTGGGAATATTTAACAGATTGCAAAAATAGAAAGAATAAGTTATTATTAAGTATGGAGGTTAAAAATGAAACTTAAAACTGTGAAAACTCTTCTAAAAACAGAAACTATTTTTGAAGACTGTGGAATAATGGATGATCATGAGATTAAAAATGCCTGTGGAGAAGATCTTGAGATTAAAAATGCTTGTGGCGCAGATTTAATGAGTGATGTATTAGCATTTTCAAATCAAAAAACACTACTTCTTACTGGTTTAACAAACCCCCAAGTTGTTCGCACAGCTGAGATGGTTGAAATTAAAGTGATTGTATTTGTTAGAGGGAAAAAGCCTCAAGTTGAGACAATATCTTTAGCAAATCAATTAAATATTTGTCTTTATTCTACAGAAAAATCTTTATTTGAATCGTGTGGTCTTTTATATCAAAATGGAATTGGACCAGAAGCGATGAATTATATAGAAGAAACCTCCAAATAATTTTTCAGGAGTTGATTTTGCCTTTGCAAAAACAGCAAATATTAAATAAAGGAATTGAGAGTTTTGATTTTCAAAGTGGGGGAGAGGCCTCCAGCAATTTAAAAAATGTTTTACGCAAATTAGGAGTTTCAGCAAAGATTGTTCGTAAAACAGCAATTATTACCTATGAATTAGAAATGAATGTTGTAATTCACTCTCTTGGAGGGGAAATCACGGCTTTTATTTCTGAAGATGAACTTGAAATAAGAGTTGATGATGAAGGACCTGGTATAGAAGACCTTGATAAAGCTTTTACAGCAGGATTTTCTACTGCTAGTGATGAAATTCGAGAAATGGGATTTGGAGCTGGAATGGGTTTAGTCAATGTTAAAAGATATGCAGACCAGATTGATGTAAAATCTTCTTCAGAAAATGGAACACATGTTAAAGTAATTATAAAATTAGCAAGTTAATACTGATA
Above is a window of Halanaerobium saccharolyticum subsp. saccharolyticum DSM 6643 DNA encoding:
- the dcd gene encoding dCTP deaminase: MILSDKTIKKMLANKELIIDPIDDVQIQPASVDMRLGDDFLKVDENSLPVMTLNDQVNYEEVRGSEIIIPPHSFLLATTKEYIKLPDNLTAFVEGRSSIGRMGLFIQNAGWVDPGFEGQITLELYNANRLPIKLEADRRICQLVFASMDNKADNPYCGKYQGQKNTVGTRVFKDPENKKR
- a CDS encoding IGHMBP2 family helicase, translated to MVTLVITEIDKSIGPGDIVGAFINEAGTGSDDIGKINIDKKRKKAEVEVDWESAAKIIEVMDNNQIGGVQVHVEAKNPDDLIDKDIINYYNKFKGLVELERKEEIDRHKLEIKYLSPRERQAKGRSLLNLHGKDNGNTFGHRPLVKFTSKYKGEKLAETQITPGDLVMISLNKPLHPDNPTGTVIEKTSYSITVAFESYPPEFIYNKGVRLDLFVNDTSFQRMFSALEKIKHPENEMQKRKRDILLGRKKAEIKDSLDLELEYLNESQIKAVENALAAEDIYLIQGPPGTGKTVTAVELISKAVERGDKVLAAADSNTAVDNLLELLAEKGLNVIRIGHPIRVNKKLREHTLDEIVLEHQDYLEAEKLRDEVSDLINKQESYIYPGGKYRRGLSDQEIKNYAEKDLEHHVRGISPEVIEEMAEWLELQEKIDKYFKEIERLENKAVRELLDEADIICTTNITAGSELLENIKFDLSVIDEATQATQPAALIPYLKANKTILIGDHKQLPPTVVNQEAAKNGLSISLFEKLIEIYPGEMSSLLEIQYRMNREIMGFSSIYFYNNSLKAAESAAEQKLSDLGLKIDEEDCFTAKSLKSEYPLVFLDTKEMRANERSFEGSNSYDNPVESEIVLDILDRAIKSSLNEDDIAVIAAYKDQVDLINQHNKFKDVEIDTVDAFQGREKEMIIFSAVRSNDECNIGFLRDLRRLNVALSRAKRKMIFIGDSSTISKNDAYDKLLKYIKKSGLYYSL
- a CDS encoding CopG family transcriptional regulator, whose protein sequence is MGLLTEKKKVSIEISECLLEEMERYCKNNNQKQNDFLNQAIKFYLKEMKKEEVRNHLRDGYKKMAGLNQQLADEGLSSECYSYLCYEQRLVECEKIESKKG
- a CDS encoding type II toxin-antitoxin system PemK/MazF family toxin is translated as MKVKRGDVFYANLNPVVGSEQGGVRPVLVIQNDIGNKYSPTVIVAAITSRINKAKLPTHVEIPAGYTNLDKDSVVLLEQIRTLDKKRLQRHIAHLGEDVIEDVNQSIEISLGLIDL
- a CDS encoding ATP-binding protein, producing MPLQKQQILNKGIESFDFQSGGEASSNLKNVLRKLGVSAKIVRKTAIITYELEMNVVIHSLGGEITAFISEDELEIRVDDEGPGIEDLDKAFTAGFSTASDEIREMGFGAGMGLVNVKRYADQIDVKSSSENGTHVKVIIKLAS